Proteins found in one Lycium ferocissimum isolate CSIRO_LF1 chromosome 6, AGI_CSIRO_Lferr_CH_V1, whole genome shotgun sequence genomic segment:
- the LOC132061171 gene encoding uncharacterized protein LOC132061171: MVDVLKTHPSSCPPRPLRSDLNSRDQTLWCEFHGTHGHKTTDCRQLREEVANMLAWGHLREYLSERGRNNYGRANPAEEMDAPNAPPHVINIIFGGAMIAGTSFITSRKMKNLVTREKRTRELPDDDTITFSDEVAVGVTLPHNDALVITVLIESCQVKRVMVDPGSFANILRWKVVEEMVLLEKMIYRARRFPGSIWPVRSPRARLTCP, translated from the coding sequence ATGGTTGACGTTCTGAAAACCCATCCGTCATCATGCCCTCCTAGGCCGTTGCGATCTGACCTAAACTCGAGAGATCAGACGCTCTGGTGCGAGTTCCACGGAACCCATGGGCACAAAACCACCGATTGTAGACAACTCCGGGAGGAGGTGGCCAACATGCTTGCCTGGGGACATCTTCGGGAGTACCTGAGCGAGAGAGGAAGGAATAATTATGGTAGAGCCAATCCCGCCGAAGAGATGGACGCGCCAAATGCTCCCCCGCACgtcattaatattattttcgGAGGAGCTATGATCGCTGGAACCAGCTTCATAACatcaagaaagatgaagaatttGGTAACTCGAGAAAAGAGAACTCGGGAACTTCCAGATGATGATACAATTACTTTCTCCGACGAAGTCGCAGTAGGTGTCACCTTACCCCATAATGATGCTCTTGTCATCACCGTACTCATCGAAAGCTGCCAAGTCAAGAGGGTCATGGTAGATCCGGGGAGTTTTGCTAATATCCTTCGCTGGAAGGTGGTGGAAGAAATGGTACTTCTTGAGAAAATGATCTATCGGGCCAGACGCTTTCCGGGTTCAATATGGCCAGTGAGATCACCAAGGGCGAGATTGACCTGCCCGTGA